The following coding sequences lie in one Silurus meridionalis isolate SWU-2019-XX chromosome 19, ASM1480568v1, whole genome shotgun sequence genomic window:
- the rab7a gene encoding ras-related protein Rab-7a, whose product MTSRKKVLLKVIILGDSGVGKTSLMNQYVNKKFSNQYKATIGADFLTKEVMVDDRLVTMQIWDTAGQERFQSLGVAFYRGADCCVLVFDVTAPNTFKTLDSWRDEFLIQASPRDPENFPFVVLGNKIDLENRQVTTKRAQAWCQSKNNIPYFETSAKEAINVEQAFQTIARNALKQETEVELYNEFPEPIKLDRNERAKPSAESCSC is encoded by the exons ATGACATCGAGGAAGAAAGTTCTGCTGAAAGTGATCATCCTCGGGGACTCGGG agtgggCAAGACCTCTCTGATGAACCAGTATGTGAATAAGAAGTTTAGCAATCAGTACAAAGCTACAATAGGAGCTGACTTCCTGACAAAAGAGGTGATGGTGGACGATCGACTTGTCACAATGCAG attTGGGACACGGCAGGTCAGGAGCGTTTCCAGTCTCTGGGCGTGGCGTTCTACCGCGGCGCAGACTGCTGCGTGCTCGTCTTCGACGTCACAGCACCGAACACCTTCAAGACGCTGGACAGCTGGAGGGACGAGTTTCTGATCCAGGCCAGCCCTCGTGACCCCGAGAACTTCCCCTTCGTCGTGCTCGGGAACAAAATCGACCTGGAGAACAGacag GTAACCACTAAGCGAGCACAAGCCTGGTGCCAGAGCAAGAACAACATCCCCTACTTTGAGACCAGCGCCAAGGAGGCCATCAACGTAGAACAGGCTTTCCAGACCATCGCACGCAACGCACTCAAACAG GAAACCGAAGTGGAGTTGTACAACGAATTCCCCGAGCCGATCAAGCTGGACAGAAACGAGAGAGCCAAGCCATCTGCGGAGAGCTGCAGCTGCTGA
- the arl8bb gene encoding ADP-ribosylation factor-like 8Bb: MLALINRLLDWFRSLFWKEEMELTLVGLQYSGKTTFVNVIASGQFSEDMIPTVGFNMRKVTKGNVTIKIWDIGGQPRFRSMWERYCRGVNAIVYMVDAADRDKIEPSRNELHNLLEKPQLQGIPVLVLGNKRDLPNALEEKQLIEKMNLAAIQDREICCYSISCKEKDNIDITLQWLIQHSKSRRS; this comes from the exons ATGTTGGCGCTCATTAACCGGCTCCTGGACTGGTTCCGCTCGCTCTTCTGGAAGGAGGAGATGGAGCTCACACTGGTCGGCTTGCAGTATTCCGGGAAAACCACCTTCGTCAACGTGATAGCG TCGGGGCAGTTCAGCGAGGACATGATCCCCACCGTGGGCTTTAACATGAGGAAGGTCACCAAAGGCAACGTCACAATAAAG aTCTGGGATATAGGAGGACAGCCTCGTTTCAGGAGCATGTGGGAACGATACTGCAGAGGAGTCAACGCTATAGT GTACATGGTGGACGCTGCAGATCGGGACAAGATCGAGCCGTCCAGAAACGAGCTGCACAATCTGTTAGAAAAACCTCAGCTTCAAGGCATTCCT GTTCTCGTTCTGGGCAACAAGCGAGACCTCCCGAACGCTCTGGAAGAGAAGCAGCTCATTGAGAAAAT GAACTTGGCAGCGATACAGGACCGAGAAATCTGCTGCTACTCCATCTCATGTAAAGAGAAGGACAATATAG
- the hmces gene encoding abasic site processing protein HMCES translates to MCGRTACTLVPDELRRASCYRDRSGQQRRPQWRGDDADKYQPSYNKSPQSFSPVLLSNRHFNKEAAVDECVLAAMRWGLVPAWFKESDPNKMQYSTSNCRGENLLEKKSYKDPLLKGQRCVILADGFYEWRRQQKDKQPFFIYFPQNQRDQQDGEDERKLKNEERSECEEKAADGEWTGWRLLTMAGLFDCWTPPGGGEVLYTYTVITVNASPNLQSIHDRMPAILDGEEEVRRWLDFGEVRSLEALKLLQSKSCLTFHPVSSIVNNSRNNSPECLQPLDPAVKKASSQPSASSKMMMSWLKNGSPLKRKATEDTEKPSGTHKSKASGPLQQWLLGNRASKTPKM, encoded by the exons ATGTGTGGAAGGACCGCCTGCACCCTCGTTCCTGATGAGCTCCGGCGAGCTTCTTGTTACCGAGACCGGTCTGGACAGCAGCGACGGCCTCAGTGGAGGGGCGATGATGCGGATAAATACCAACCCTCCTACAACAAGAGTCCTCAGTCCTTCAGTCCGGTTCTGTTGTCCAACAGACACTTTAATAAG GAAGCGGCGGTGGACGAGTGCGTGCTGGCGGCAATGCGCTGGGGTCTGGTTCCGGCCTGGTTCAAGGAGAGCGACCCGAACAAGATGCAGTACAGCACCTCCAACTGCCGTGGCGAGAACTTGCTGGAGAAAAAGTCTTACAAG GACCCTCTGCTGAAAGGGCAGCGTTGTGTCATTCTAGCCGACGGCTTCTACGAGTGGAGGAGGCAGCAGAAGGACAAACAGCCTTTCTTCATCTATTTCCCCCAGAACCAGCGAGATCAGCAGGACGGGGAGGATGagagaaaactgaaaaatgaaGAACGGAGTGAATGTGAAGAAAAAGCAGCG GATGGCGAGTGGACCGGATGGCGTCTGCTCACCATGGCGGGTCTGTTTGACTGCTGGACGCCTCCTGGTGGTGGGGAAGTTCTGTACACCTACACCGTGATAACTGTGAACGCCTCACCAAACCTGCAGAGCATCCACGATAG GATGCCAGCCATTCTGGATGGAGAAGAGGAGGTGAGGCGATGGTTGGATTTCGGGGAGGTGCGTTCACTTGAAGCTTTAAAGTTACTTCAGTCTAAATCCTGCCTGACCTTTCACCCAGTGTCTTCGATCGTCAACAACTCGCGCAACAACTCCCCCGAATGCCTGCAGCCACTCGACCCTGCCGTCAAAAAG GCTTCTTCTCAGCCATCAGCCAGCAGCAAGATGATGATGAGCTGGCTGAAAAACGGCTCACCTCTAAAGAGGAAAGCAACAGAAGATACTGAAAAGCCGTCAGGGACGCACAAGTCAAAGGCCAGTGGGCCTTTACAGCAGTGGCTGCTTGGAAACAGGGCTAGTAAGACACCAAAAATGTAA